One Nicotiana sylvestris chromosome 12, ASM39365v2, whole genome shotgun sequence genomic window carries:
- the LOC138883306 gene encoding uncharacterized mitochondrial protein AtMg00810-like has product MFTKHNGSDLVVVLVYVDDLLITCNNIMLLNQTKTDLQKNFKMKDLGELKFFLGIEVARSKEGIVISQRKYALELISESGLGVAKPAGTPLKVNQKLKSQEYDKAITGIGSSEESDVALKDPGSYQRLVERLLYLTMTRPDIAFVVQVLSQYMHNPKVSHMEAALRVVRYIKGAPGLGLFMPAQNANELSAYCDSDWGSCLQTRRSVTGYIVKFGDALI; this is encoded by the coding sequence ATGTTTACCAAACACAATGGCAGTGATCTAGTTGTTGTGCTGGTGTATGTAGATGATCTACTGATCACATGCAACAATATTATGCTATTAAATCAGACAAAAACTGATTTGCAGAAGAATTTCAAGATGAAAGATCTAGGTGAGCTAAAGTTCTTTCTGGGCATTGAAGTTGCTAGATCAAAAGAGGGTATAGTTATATCTCAAAGGAAATATGCCTTGGAGCTTATCTCTGAGTCAGGTCTAGGGGTAGCCAAGCCAGCAGGCACACCTCTAAAAGTGAATCAAAAGCTAAAATCTCAGGAGTATGACAAAGCAATAACAGGCATAGGAAGCTCAGAAGAATCAGATGTTGCACTTAAGGATCCAGGCAGCtatcaaaggcttgtagagagattACTCTACTTAACTATGACCAGACCAGACATAGCATTTGTGGTTCAAGTCCTGAGTCAGTATATGCACAACCCAAAAGTCTCTCATATGGAAGCAGCTTTGAGGGTAGTGAGGTACATAAAAGGAGCTCCTGGGCTAGGACTCTTCATGCCAGCACAGAATGCAAATGAGTTATCTGCATACTGTGACTCTGACTGGGGCTCTTGCCTACAAACTAGGAGGTCAGTCACAGGTTACATAGTAAAGTTTGGAGATGCTTTGATCTAA